A single window of Nocardioides kongjuensis DNA harbors:
- a CDS encoding TSUP family transporter → MGDLSLTVIALLALAALTAGFVDAVVGGGGLVQLPAILLGLPGASPVQVLATNKIASVCGTAVSSLTYYRRIGPDLRTALPLMALALTGAFSGALLASHIPRDAFEPIVLVALVVVGGYVLLRPQLGEQTALRFAGHRHLVAAMGVGFVIGSYDGILGPGTGSFFVFALVGLLGYDFLQASAKAKLANFATNLGALLLFVPQGAVLWDVGLMMGACNLVGGYLGARTAVARGSGFVRLFFIAVVSAFVVRIGGGVLGLW, encoded by the coding sequence GTGGGGGACCTCAGCCTGACCGTCATCGCGCTGCTCGCGCTGGCTGCCCTCACGGCCGGATTCGTCGACGCCGTCGTCGGCGGCGGGGGACTGGTCCAGCTCCCGGCGATCCTGCTCGGGCTGCCGGGCGCGAGCCCGGTCCAGGTGCTCGCCACCAACAAGATCGCCTCGGTGTGCGGTACTGCGGTCAGCTCGCTCACCTACTACCGCCGGATCGGCCCGGACCTGCGCACCGCGCTCCCGCTGATGGCGCTCGCGCTGACCGGCGCCTTCTCCGGCGCGCTCCTGGCCTCGCACATCCCTCGCGACGCGTTCGAGCCGATCGTGCTGGTGGCGCTGGTCGTGGTCGGCGGCTACGTCCTGCTCCGTCCCCAGCTCGGAGAGCAGACCGCGCTCCGGTTCGCCGGGCACCGCCACCTCGTCGCAGCGATGGGCGTCGGGTTCGTGATCGGCTCCTACGACGGGATCCTCGGTCCGGGAACGGGCAGCTTCTTCGTGTTCGCGCTCGTCGGACTGCTCGGCTACGACTTCCTCCAGGCCTCGGCCAAGGCCAAGCTCGCGAACTTCGCGACCAACCTCGGCGCGCTGCTGCTCTTCGTGCCGCAGGGTGCGGTGCTGTGGGACGTCGGCTTGATGATGGGCGCCTGCAACCTGGTCGGCGGCTACCTCGGGGCGCGCACCGCGGTGGCCCGCGGCTCCGGGTTCGTGCGGTTGTTCTTCATCGCCGTGGTGAGTGCGTTCGTCGTGCGCATCGGCGGCGGTGTGCTGGGTCTGTGGTGA
- a CDS encoding pyridoxamine 5'-phosphate oxidase family protein codes for MSIPVDPADLRQALADFDSGYLLTTSSPQVKVVTVDPVAGDDGTLRIAGPGRGTLRNLAENPTVTVVFPPRERHGYTLLVDGTATTDGEDVLVTATAAVLHRPAAHADGPLPPEGCGHDCAPIGG; via the coding sequence ATGAGCATCCCGGTGGACCCCGCGGACCTGCGCCAGGCCCTGGCCGACTTCGACAGCGGCTACCTGCTGACCACGTCCTCACCGCAGGTCAAGGTCGTGACCGTCGACCCGGTCGCCGGCGACGACGGCACGCTGCGGATCGCGGGTCCGGGCAGGGGCACACTGCGCAACCTGGCCGAGAACCCCACGGTGACGGTGGTGTTCCCGCCGCGGGAGCGCCACGGCTACACCCTGCTCGTCGACGGCACCGCCACGACCGACGGCGAGGACGTCCTCGTCACCGCCACGGCCGCCGTGCTGCACCGCCCCGCTGCCCACGCCGACGGCCCGCTCCCGCCCGAGGGCTGCGGTCACGACTGCGCCCCGATCGGCGGCTGA
- a CDS encoding Zn-ribbon domain-containing OB-fold protein has product MTATPVIEGWFTTGDEPRLLASRCTTCSNVVFPPVSSDAGAAAFYCRNPACDGTERDAVELSRRGRVWSYTDAQYQPPAPYVAPTDPFQPFALAAVELPEGIVVLGQVADGFGVADLVVGAEVDLVVETLNVDETGERTIYRWRPVA; this is encoded by the coding sequence ATGACCGCGACCCCCGTCATCGAGGGCTGGTTCACCACCGGCGACGAGCCCCGGCTCCTCGCCTCCCGCTGCACCACGTGCAGCAACGTCGTGTTCCCGCCGGTGTCCAGCGACGCCGGCGCGGCCGCGTTCTACTGCCGCAACCCCGCCTGCGACGGCACCGAGCGCGACGCCGTCGAGCTCTCGCGGCGCGGCCGCGTGTGGTCCTACACCGACGCGCAGTACCAGCCCCCGGCGCCGTACGTCGCGCCGACCGACCCGTTCCAGCCGTTCGCACTGGCCGCCGTCGAGCTGCCCGAGGGCATCGTCGTGCTCGGCCAGGTGGCCGACGGCTTCGGCGTCGCCGACCTGGTGGTCGGCGCCGAGGTCGACCTGGTCGTCGAGACGCTCAACGTCGACGAGACCGGTGAGCGCACCATCTACCGCTGGAGGCCGGTCGCATGA
- a CDS encoding 2'-5' RNA ligase family protein, with the protein MMLRAAFVPPPEAVERLLALGDRLARLPGIRPVEPDRVDVPIAGLGNVVDADAHRFAGLLAECLSDLEPIVVRPAALEVHGEDVTVRLDGDLPALSEVARAVGIAAQGIRVLVDRRAFRPAVVVGSGSLAGIGAGADVLGELAGSSWLVEDVDLVRTRWSGGVARSETAYRIRFGLDGFGGRDFRTG; encoded by the coding sequence ATGATGCTGCGCGCCGCGTTCGTCCCGCCGCCCGAGGCGGTGGAGCGGTTGCTCGCGCTCGGGGACCGGCTGGCCCGGTTGCCCGGGATCCGGCCGGTGGAGCCGGACCGGGTCGACGTACCGATCGCGGGGCTGGGCAACGTCGTCGACGCCGACGCCCACCGGTTCGCCGGGCTGCTCGCGGAGTGCCTCTCGGACCTCGAGCCGATCGTCGTGCGGCCGGCCGCTCTCGAGGTCCACGGCGAGGACGTGACGGTCCGGCTCGACGGTGACCTGCCAGCGCTCTCGGAGGTCGCCCGCGCGGTGGGGATCGCTGCCCAGGGCATCCGGGTGCTCGTCGACCGGCGCGCCTTCCGGCCCGCGGTCGTGGTCGGCTCGGGGTCGCTCGCGGGGATCGGAGCCGGTGCCGACGTCCTGGGGGAGCTCGCCGGCAGCAGCTGGCTGGTCGAGGACGTGGACCTGGTCCGAACCCGCTGGTCCGGCGGCGTCGCGCGGTCGGAGACGGCGTACCGGATCCGGTTCGGCCTCGACGGTTTCGGTGGCCGGGACTTCCGCACCGGCTGA
- a CDS encoding VOC family protein: MHPFWITAFLDSAPAHHQETVGFWQEATGYAVSPPRGAHDEFASLLAPDGDPYLKVQRRHAGADRIHLDLHVTDPLAAADAARVAGATIVADRGYVVMASPAGFVFCLVDHAASRVPAATVHGHGSASRVRQVAIDVPRASYDRELAFWTAVTGWSLRQSVVAEEFHVLDAPAGHPLGLLVQRLGADDTGEVRAHLDWGTTDRAAETERHLGLGARVLAQHRHWTVLADPNGRAYCLTDVAP, encoded by the coding sequence ATGCACCCGTTCTGGATCACCGCCTTCCTCGACAGCGCTCCGGCGCACCACCAGGAGACGGTGGGCTTCTGGCAGGAGGCGACCGGGTACGCCGTCTCGCCGCCGCGCGGCGCCCACGACGAGTTCGCCTCGCTGCTGGCGCCCGACGGCGACCCGTACCTCAAGGTGCAACGCCGCCACGCGGGCGCGGACCGGATCCACCTCGACCTGCACGTCACCGACCCGCTGGCCGCGGCCGACGCGGCGCGGGTGGCGGGCGCGACGATCGTCGCCGACCGTGGGTACGTCGTGATGGCCTCGCCCGCCGGCTTCGTGTTCTGCCTCGTCGACCACGCCGCGTCCCGGGTGCCGGCGGCCACGGTGCACGGGCACGGGTCAGCGTCGCGGGTGCGCCAGGTCGCGATCGACGTGCCGCGGGCGTCGTACGACAGGGAGCTGGCGTTCTGGACCGCCGTGACCGGGTGGTCGCTGCGGCAGTCCGTGGTCGCCGAGGAGTTCCACGTTCTCGACGCTCCCGCCGGCCATCCGCTCGGCTTGCTGGTCCAGCGTCTCGGCGCCGACGACACCGGAGAGGTCCGCGCGCACCTCGACTGGGGGACCACGGACCGCGCCGCGGAGACCGAGCGGCACCTCGGCCTCGGTGCGCGGGTGCTCGCGCAGCACCGCCACTGGACCGTGCTCGCCGACCCGAACGGGCGGGCCTACTGCCTCACGGACGTGGCGCCCTAG
- a CDS encoding lipid-transfer protein, with translation MSVVIAGAGMHPWGKWGRNFTEYGVRAAREALQDSGIAWADVDLVVGGETVRNGYAGYVAGSTFAQALGWNGARIATSYAACATGAQAIDTARARILAGMSEVALVVGADTTPKGFLAPNAGERWNDPDWLRFRLLGMTNPAYFALYARRRMDLYGATAEDFAQVKVKNAKHGLTNPNARFRKESSVEEVLASPMVSDPLHLLDICATSDGAAAVVLTSADYARKHGIASPVTVAAVSTVTPTFPNTVIDMPLLATDSSALTGVPERTFKESIGQAAYEEAGIDPSDVDVAEVYDLSTALELDWIEDLQLCKRGEAEALLRAGDTTLGGRIPVNPSGGLACFGEAVPAQAIAQVCELTWQLQGRAEGRQVEGARVGITANQGLFGHGSSVILSV, from the coding sequence ATGAGCGTCGTCATCGCGGGTGCGGGCATGCACCCCTGGGGCAAGTGGGGCCGCAACTTCACGGAGTACGGCGTGCGCGCCGCTCGCGAGGCCCTCCAGGACTCCGGCATCGCCTGGGCCGACGTCGACCTCGTCGTCGGCGGCGAGACCGTCCGCAACGGCTACGCCGGCTACGTGGCCGGCTCCACCTTCGCCCAGGCGCTGGGCTGGAACGGTGCGCGGATCGCGACGTCGTACGCCGCCTGCGCGACCGGCGCCCAGGCCATCGACACCGCCCGGGCCCGGATCCTGGCCGGCATGAGCGAGGTCGCCCTGGTCGTCGGCGCCGACACCACGCCGAAGGGCTTCCTGGCCCCCAACGCCGGCGAGCGCTGGAACGACCCCGACTGGCTGCGCTTCCGGCTGCTCGGCATGACCAACCCGGCGTACTTCGCCCTCTACGCCCGCCGGCGGATGGACCTCTACGGCGCCACGGCGGAGGACTTCGCCCAGGTCAAGGTCAAGAACGCCAAGCACGGCCTCACGAACCCCAACGCCCGCTTCCGCAAGGAGTCGTCGGTCGAGGAGGTCCTCGCCTCGCCGATGGTCTCCGACCCGCTGCACCTGCTCGACATCTGCGCCACCTCCGACGGCGCCGCCGCGGTCGTGCTGACCAGCGCGGACTACGCCAGGAAGCACGGCATCGCCTCCCCGGTCACGGTCGCCGCCGTCTCCACGGTCACCCCGACCTTCCCGAACACGGTCATCGACATGCCGCTGCTCGCGACCGACTCCTCGGCCCTCACCGGTGTGCCGGAGCGCACGTTCAAGGAGTCGATCGGCCAGGCGGCGTACGAGGAGGCCGGCATCGACCCCTCCGACGTCGACGTCGCCGAGGTCTACGACCTCTCGACCGCGCTCGAGCTGGACTGGATCGAGGACCTGCAGCTGTGCAAGCGCGGCGAGGCCGAGGCGCTGCTCCGCGCCGGGGACACCACCCTCGGTGGCCGCATCCCGGTCAACCCCTCCGGTGGTCTCGCGTGCTTCGGCGAGGCCGTGCCCGCCCAGGCGATCGCGCAGGTCTGCGAGCTGACCTGGCAGCTCCAGGGCCGTGCCGAGGGCCGTCAGGTCGAGGGCGCCAGGGTCGGCATCACCGCCAACCAGGGCCTGTTCGGCCACGGCTCGTCGGTGATCCTCTCCGTGTGA
- a CDS encoding alpha/beta hydrolase yields MTLVHVPAQVPPCPDLTSTPTGAQDLATDLRAAAIAVKNVQGWAASIAAPAWQGDTAQAHDHAATQVAVRLDAAEAALDRAVTATDRFAARLSRLFVRRTRINADRAEVNERIAELVAEVAAATDDSRLVELRERADVLHRRASALRERIDAWKAARARVEADVVAALQGVDSVSEGQSAAADPGRPRTGELTRQLRRLRGDPVALAAWWRGLRRAEQEALTTEHPGLVGNTGGVPMADRDEANRGELARDLDLYRQRDQDGQLTGKEERVLDNARSVDEALDEHAGLTDDAGAHLTKLLAFTPGLHSGDGGVAVGFGDPDTADHVSVNVPGLTTDTSSIGGNLDKTLVLHEAAVNEGRGSVASVYWADYDAPSGNPLNPLDPRGQADFDGVALTGKAEAGGERLGDFVDGVRGSDQGPPAHLTVIGHSYGSTTLGHALADGLPVDDAVLLGSPGVPAETAGALTDADVWVGSKDHDPVSLLGSGDRGGLGALGHDPADTAFGGTRFETGDGDLRAEELLHNHTSYFTGTSLANLAHVVAAADDEVTGQPPRGAPGGGHLTLPELLVAAGSATAAEGLADAATWTWEHAKLGGRL; encoded by the coding sequence GTGACCCTCGTCCACGTCCCCGCCCAGGTGCCGCCCTGCCCCGACCTGACCTCGACGCCCACCGGCGCCCAGGACCTCGCCACCGACCTGCGCGCGGCTGCCATCGCCGTCAAGAACGTGCAGGGCTGGGCCGCCTCGATCGCCGCGCCGGCGTGGCAGGGCGACACCGCGCAGGCGCACGACCACGCCGCCACCCAGGTGGCCGTCCGCCTCGACGCCGCGGAGGCCGCGCTCGACAGGGCGGTCACCGCGACCGACCGGTTCGCTGCCCGGCTGAGCCGGCTGTTCGTCCGACGTACCCGGATCAACGCCGACCGTGCCGAGGTCAACGAACGGATCGCCGAGCTCGTCGCCGAGGTGGCTGCCGCGACCGACGACAGCCGGCTCGTCGAGCTCCGGGAACGGGCCGACGTCCTCCACCGCCGGGCGAGTGCCCTGCGGGAGCGGATCGACGCGTGGAAGGCCGCGCGGGCCCGGGTGGAGGCCGACGTCGTCGCCGCCCTCCAGGGCGTCGACAGCGTCAGCGAGGGCCAGTCGGCGGCCGCCGATCCCGGCCGGCCACGCACCGGCGAGCTCACCCGGCAGCTGCGCCGGCTCCGTGGTGACCCGGTCGCGCTGGCCGCTTGGTGGCGCGGGCTGCGCCGCGCCGAGCAGGAGGCGCTCACCACCGAGCACCCCGGCCTGGTCGGCAACACCGGCGGGGTGCCGATGGCCGACCGCGACGAGGCCAACCGGGGCGAGCTCGCCCGCGACCTCGACCTCTACCGGCAGCGGGACCAGGACGGGCAGCTCACCGGGAAGGAGGAACGGGTGCTCGACAACGCGCGGTCCGTGGACGAGGCCCTCGACGAGCACGCCGGACTGACCGACGACGCCGGCGCCCACCTCACGAAGCTGCTCGCCTTCACCCCGGGCCTGCACTCGGGTGACGGCGGCGTGGCGGTCGGCTTCGGTGACCCGGACACCGCCGACCACGTCTCGGTCAACGTGCCCGGCCTGACGACCGACACCTCCAGCATCGGGGGCAACCTCGACAAGACCCTCGTCCTGCACGAGGCGGCGGTCAACGAGGGGAGGGGCAGCGTTGCGTCCGTCTACTGGGCCGACTACGACGCCCCGAGCGGCAACCCGCTCAACCCGCTCGACCCGCGCGGTCAGGCGGACTTCGACGGCGTTGCCCTCACGGGCAAGGCCGAGGCGGGCGGGGAGCGGCTCGGCGACTTCGTCGACGGAGTCCGCGGATCCGATCAGGGGCCGCCGGCCCACCTCACCGTGATCGGTCACAGCTACGGCTCCACGACGCTGGGGCACGCCCTGGCCGACGGTCTCCCGGTCGACGACGCCGTGCTGCTCGGGAGCCCCGGCGTCCCGGCCGAGACCGCCGGTGCGCTGACCGACGCCGACGTATGGGTCGGCAGCAAGGACCACGACCCGGTGTCCCTGCTCGGCAGCGGCGACCGCGGCGGCCTCGGCGCACTCGGCCACGACCCGGCCGACACCGCCTTCGGTGGCACCCGGTTCGAGACCGGCGACGGCGACCTGCGGGCCGAGGAGCTGCTGCACAACCACACCTCGTACTTCACCGGCACCTCGCTCGCCAACCTCGCCCACGTCGTCGCCGCCGCCGACGACGAGGTCACCGGGCAACCGCCACGCGGCGCCCCCGGCGGCGGCCACCTCACGCTGCCCGAGCTCCTGGTCGCCGCCGGCAGCGCGACCGCGGCGGAGGGACTCGCCGACGCCGCCACGTGGACCTGGGAGCACGCGAAGCTCGGTGGGAGGCTGTGA
- a CDS encoding OsmC family protein, with protein MADPSPFGVRVSSGTLREGEGVVLPHAWTEEGVLAGPATNGAQLLHLAVALCVLNDTYREARRLDVPVHGVAVSADGGFDDVWNSTGITYDIALDTTAASETVQLLLEVVDEVAEIPRALRAGADVRRSEQ; from the coding sequence ATGGCTGATCCCTCCCCGTTCGGCGTGCGGGTCTCCTCCGGCACCCTCCGTGAGGGGGAGGGGGTCGTGCTCCCGCACGCCTGGACCGAGGAGGGCGTCCTCGCGGGGCCTGCGACCAACGGCGCCCAGCTGCTCCACCTCGCGGTGGCCCTGTGCGTGCTCAACGACACCTACCGCGAGGCCCGGCGGCTCGACGTGCCCGTCCACGGGGTCGCGGTGAGCGCCGACGGCGGCTTCGACGACGTGTGGAACTCGACCGGTATCACCTACGACATCGCCCTCGACACCACCGCTGCCTCCGAGACGGTGCAGCTGCTGCTCGAGGTGGTCGACGAGGTGGCCGAGATCCCGCGCGCGCTGCGAGCCGGCGCCGACGTACGAAGGAGCGAGCAGTGA
- a CDS encoding VWA domain-containing protein, with translation MSRYRRYDGGDPLAPPVDIAEALDAIGQDVMAGYSPERAMREFLRRGGQDRAGLDDLARRVAERRRDLLQRHNLDGTLNEVRELLEKAVLEERKQLARDAMMDDGDRAFREMRLQSLPDSPAAAVTELGDYDWQSREAREAFEQIKDLLGRELLDQRFAGMKQALENATDEDRQAISEMLGDLNELLEKHARGEDTPEDFQEFMAKHGQHFPENPQDIDELLDALAQRSAAAQRMLNSMSAEQRAELMQLSAQAFGSPALMEQLDRLDANLMSLRPGEDWGGSEQFGDGDPSTTGLGLGDGTGVLQDLADLDALADQLSQGYGGARLDDVDLDKLARQLGTEAAVDARRLQELEKALRESGAMERGFDGELRLTPKAMRQLGKALLRDVAQRMSGRQGQRDVRQAGAAGDLSGATRAWEFGDTEPWDLPRTMLNGVLRRAADPDGRLLAIDDVEVAETEARTQAAVALCVDTSFSMAMDGRWVPMKQTALALHTLIGSRFRGDSLELIGFGRHAQTMRIEELTALDARWAKGTNLHHALLLANRHFRKHPNAQPVLLIVTDGEPTSHLESSGDVFFSYPPHPMTIALAVRELDNARRLGAQTTFFRLGDDPGLARFIESMARRVEGSVIAPESDDLGAAVVGSYLGSRRGGAGGRGSGPGTYGDWFGSRGFWVG, from the coding sequence GTGAGCCGCTACCGCAGGTACGACGGCGGCGACCCCCTCGCCCCGCCGGTCGACATCGCCGAGGCGCTCGACGCCATCGGCCAGGACGTGATGGCCGGCTACAGCCCCGAGCGCGCGATGCGGGAGTTCCTGCGCCGCGGCGGCCAGGACCGGGCCGGCCTCGACGACCTCGCCCGCCGGGTGGCCGAGCGCCGCCGCGACCTGCTGCAGCGGCACAACCTCGACGGGACGTTGAACGAGGTGCGCGAGCTTCTCGAGAAGGCGGTCCTCGAGGAGCGCAAGCAGCTGGCCCGCGACGCGATGATGGACGACGGCGACCGCGCCTTCCGCGAGATGCGGCTGCAGAGCCTGCCCGACTCGCCCGCCGCCGCCGTCACCGAGCTCGGCGACTACGACTGGCAGTCCCGCGAGGCGCGCGAGGCCTTCGAGCAGATCAAGGACCTGCTCGGCCGCGAGCTCCTCGACCAGCGCTTCGCCGGCATGAAGCAGGCCCTCGAGAACGCCACCGACGAGGACCGGCAGGCGATCAGCGAGATGCTGGGCGACCTCAACGAGCTGCTCGAGAAGCACGCGCGTGGTGAGGACACCCCCGAGGACTTCCAGGAGTTCATGGCCAAGCACGGCCAGCACTTCCCCGAGAACCCGCAGGACATCGACGAGCTCCTCGACGCGCTCGCCCAGCGCTCCGCCGCGGCCCAGCGGATGCTCAACTCGATGAGCGCCGAGCAGCGGGCCGAGCTGATGCAGCTCTCCGCCCAGGCATTCGGCTCGCCCGCGCTGATGGAGCAGCTCGACCGGCTCGATGCGAACCTCATGTCGCTGCGCCCCGGTGAGGACTGGGGCGGCTCCGAGCAGTTCGGCGACGGCGACCCCTCGACCACCGGCCTCGGCCTCGGCGACGGCACCGGCGTGCTGCAGGACCTCGCCGACCTCGACGCCCTGGCCGACCAGCTGTCCCAGGGGTACGGCGGCGCCCGCCTCGACGATGTCGACCTCGACAAGCTGGCCCGCCAGCTCGGCACCGAGGCCGCCGTCGACGCCCGCAGGCTCCAGGAGCTGGAGAAGGCACTGCGCGAGTCGGGCGCGATGGAGCGCGGCTTCGACGGCGAGCTGCGGCTCACGCCCAAGGCCATGCGCCAGCTCGGCAAGGCACTGCTGCGCGACGTGGCCCAGAGGATGTCCGGCCGGCAGGGCCAGCGCGACGTGCGCCAGGCCGGCGCCGCCGGCGACCTGTCCGGCGCGACCCGCGCCTGGGAGTTCGGCGACACCGAGCCGTGGGACCTGCCCCGCACCATGCTGAACGGCGTGCTGCGCCGCGCCGCGGACCCGGACGGACGACTGCTCGCGATCGACGACGTCGAGGTCGCCGAGACCGAGGCCCGCACCCAGGCCGCGGTCGCGCTGTGCGTCGACACGTCGTTCTCGATGGCGATGGACGGTCGCTGGGTGCCGATGAAGCAGACCGCGCTCGCGCTGCACACCCTGATCGGATCGCGCTTCCGCGGCGACAGCCTGGAGCTGATCGGCTTCGGCCGGCACGCCCAGACCATGCGGATCGAGGAGCTCACCGCCCTCGACGCGCGCTGGGCGAAGGGCACCAACCTCCACCACGCGCTGCTGCTGGCCAACCGGCACTTCCGCAAGCACCCCAACGCCCAGCCCGTGCTGCTCATCGTCACCGACGGCGAGCCGACCTCCCACCTGGAGTCGAGCGGCGACGTCTTCTTCTCCTACCCGCCGCACCCGATGACCATCGCGCTCGCCGTGCGCGAGCTCGACAACGCACGCCGGCTGGGGGCGCAGACGACCTTCTTCCGGCTCGGCGATGACCCTGGCCTGGCCCGCTTCATCGAGTCGATGGCCCGCCGTGTCGAGGGCTCGGTGATCGCGCCGGAGTCCGACGACCTGGGCGCCGCGGTCGTCGGCTCCTACCTCGGATCGCGACGCGGCGGCGCGGGCGGACGCGGCTCCGGGCCGGGGACCTACGGCGACTGGTTCGGTTCGCGCGGGTTCTGGGTCGGCTGA
- a CDS encoding AAA family ATPase, whose product MTTTAPTISTLGELRASGHQHKHLRAELRDNLLDRLAAGEDPWPGLHGFEDTVIPQLERAIIAGHDVVLLGERGQGKTRLLRTLVGLLDEWTPVISGSELGEHPYDPVTVTSKAAVATYGDDLRISWRHREERYAEKLATPDTSVADLIGDVDPMKVAEGRSLGDPETIHFGLIPRSHRGIVAINELPDLAERIQVAMLNVMEERDIQIRGYVLRLPLDVFVVASANPEDYTNRGRIITPLKDRFGAEIRTHYPKALAAEIAVIRQEADLLPDRVDVPDFLVEILARFTRNLRDSSAVDQRSGVSARFAIAGAETIAAAALRRATIQGEDRAVARVVDLETAVDVLGGKIEFESGEEGREAEILTHLLRTATAETVREKFRGLDFALLVDAIEDGATVVTGGQVTARDVLAGLPVLGESELYDQVCDRIYHSGGAGGGRTDGERAAAIELALEGLFLARKIGKDVQFGEAGVETIYG is encoded by the coding sequence GTGACCACTACGGCTCCGACGATCTCCACCCTCGGCGAGCTGCGCGCCTCCGGCCACCAGCACAAGCACCTGCGAGCCGAGCTCCGCGACAACCTGCTGGACCGGCTGGCAGCGGGGGAGGACCCCTGGCCCGGCCTGCACGGCTTCGAGGACACGGTCATCCCGCAGCTCGAGCGGGCGATCATCGCCGGCCACGACGTCGTCCTGCTCGGCGAGCGCGGCCAGGGCAAGACCCGGCTGCTGCGCACCCTGGTCGGCCTGCTCGACGAGTGGACCCCCGTGATCTCCGGCTCCGAGCTCGGCGAGCACCCCTACGACCCGGTCACCGTGACGTCGAAGGCCGCCGTGGCGACCTACGGCGACGACCTGCGGATCTCCTGGCGCCACCGCGAGGAGCGGTACGCCGAGAAGCTCGCCACCCCCGACACCAGCGTCGCCGACCTGATCGGCGACGTCGACCCGATGAAGGTCGCCGAGGGCCGCTCGCTCGGCGACCCGGAGACCATCCACTTCGGCCTGATTCCCCGCTCCCACCGGGGCATCGTCGCCATCAACGAGCTGCCCGACCTCGCCGAGCGGATCCAGGTGGCAATGCTCAACGTGATGGAGGAGCGTGACATCCAGATCCGCGGCTACGTCCTGCGGCTGCCGCTCGACGTGTTCGTCGTCGCCTCCGCGAACCCCGAGGACTACACCAACCGCGGCCGGATCATCACGCCGCTCAAGGACCGCTTCGGCGCCGAGATCCGCACCCACTACCCGAAGGCGCTCGCCGCCGAGATCGCCGTCATCCGGCAGGAGGCGGACCTGCTGCCCGACCGGGTCGACGTCCCCGACTTCCTGGTCGAGATCCTCGCCCGGTTCACCCGCAACCTGCGCGACTCCAGCGCTGTCGACCAGCGCTCGGGCGTCTCCGCCCGGTTCGCGATCGCCGGCGCCGAGACCATCGCCGCCGCAGCCCTGCGCCGCGCCACCATCCAGGGCGAGGACCGGGCCGTGGCGCGGGTCGTCGACCTCGAGACCGCCGTCGACGTGCTCGGCGGCAAGATCGAGTTCGAGTCCGGCGAGGAGGGCCGCGAGGCCGAGATCCTCACCCACCTGCTGCGGACGGCGACCGCCGAGACCGTCCGCGAGAAGTTCCGCGGCCTCGACTTCGCCCTGCTCGTCGACGCGATCGAGGACGGCGCCACCGTCGTGACCGGCGGCCAGGTCACCGCCCGCGACGTGCTCGCCGGGCTGCCGGTGCTCGGCGAGTCGGAGCTCTATGACCAGGTCTGCGATCGCATCTATCACTCAGGGGGCGCCGGCGGCGGCCGCACCGACGGGGAGCGGGCGGCCGCGATCGAGCTCGCCCTCGAGGGGCTGTTCCTCGCCCGCAAGATCGGCAAGGACGTGCAGTTCGGCGAGGCCGGCGTGGAGACGATCTATGGCTGA
- a CDS encoding adenylate/guanylate cyclase domain-containing protein yields MAIVVGVLCVLVVGLLGLVLAFARDRGQLQRQLADTRAHVAQLESDLDAALRPPPPTNSAERAVRRVIRTASKVRSHGITGLIQSTVEDLQTWASDDERADILNMAASDGTVTLFFSDIEESTPLNDRLGDATWVKVLAAHDRVLRAQIEKYRGQVVKTAGDGFMVAFRDSEAACRAALGIQRDLPRDVTLRRHGPILVRIGIHTGQVVARDGDYFGRNVAMAARVASLAHGGEVLASDAVREALDEDAALTLVERDAVELKGLAGEHVVWEILPPAS; encoded by the coding sequence GTGGCGATCGTCGTCGGGGTCCTGTGCGTCCTGGTGGTCGGCCTGCTCGGCCTGGTCCTCGCGTTCGCCCGGGACCGCGGGCAGCTGCAGCGCCAGCTCGCCGACACCCGGGCGCACGTCGCCCAGCTCGAGTCGGACCTGGACGCGGCGCTGCGCCCGCCGCCGCCGACGAACTCCGCCGAGCGCGCCGTACGACGGGTGATCCGGACCGCCTCGAAGGTCCGGTCCCACGGCATCACCGGGCTGATCCAGAGCACGGTCGAGGACCTGCAGACCTGGGCCAGCGACGACGAGCGGGCCGACATCCTCAACATGGCCGCCTCGGACGGCACGGTCACCCTGTTCTTCTCCGACATCGAGGAGTCGACGCCGCTCAACGACCGGCTCGGCGACGCGACGTGGGTCAAGGTGCTGGCCGCCCACGACCGGGTGCTGCGCGCGCAGATCGAGAAGTACCGCGGCCAGGTGGTGAAGACCGCCGGCGACGGCTTCATGGTCGCCTTCCGCGACAGCGAGGCCGCCTGCCGAGCGGCACTCGGCATCCAGCGCGACCTGCCGCGCGACGTCACCCTGCGCCGCCACGGCCCGATCCTGGTCCGGATCGGCATCCACACCGGCCAGGTGGTCGCCCGCGACGGCGACTACTTCGGCCGCAACGTGGCCATGGCGGCCCGGGTCGCCAGCCTCGCCCACGGCGGCGAGGTCCTCGCCAGCGACGCGGTCCGCGAGGCGCTCGACGAGGACGCGGCGCTCACGCTGGTGGAGCGCGACGCGGTGGAGCTCAAGGGGCTCGCCGGCGAGCACGTGGTCTGGGAGATCCTCCCGCCGGCGAGCTGA